A region of Ictalurus furcatus strain D&B chromosome 1, Billie_1.0, whole genome shotgun sequence DNA encodes the following proteins:
- the dync1i1 gene encoding cytoplasmic dynein 1 intermediate chain 1 isoform X2, with protein MSDTRNIKAKLERTKQLVAEMHEEKRRKAEERKKKESEVQQMAECASDDSDLDRKKSEISQEPPLVSASSENGSQESVEGGTMARTLQWDMDPSALQLLADAEHRCVMKRLETSEIVQIDYIPKKLVTYCKETQTPVAPNLSEEEEKEDEELPVVQPKPQSEEHLVTDNQETMQEHPKELTEEEKQQIVQSEDFLIFFDRSIRLVERTLAEDLDIFFDYSGRDMEDREGDTQAGLNLSFNQQFYDEQWSKHRVVTCLDWSPQYSELLMASYNANEHAPQEPDGVVLLWNMKFKKTIPEYIFHCQSSVMSVGFAQFHPNLIVGGTYSGQIALWDNRSPRRTPVQRTPLSAAAHTHPVSSVNVVGTQNANSLITVSTDGKMCSWSLDMLSQPQDSMELYYNKSKVVAVTGMAFPVGDVNNFVVGSEEGTVYTASRHGSKAGISEMFEGHQGPVTGISCHNAVGPIDFSNLFTTSSFDWTAKLWSTKHNKPLYSFEDSVDYVYDVMWSPVHPAVFATVDGIGRLDIWNLNKDKEVPTASVTVEGSFALNRVRWASGGREVAAGDSEGRVWIYDVGEQLAVPHSEDWSRLAQVLVEIRANADGDVTG; from the exons ATGTCTGACACACGCAACATTAAAGCCAAATTGGAGCGCACAAAACAGCTTGTTGCTGAGAtgcatgaagaaaaaagaagaaaagcagaagaaagaaaaaagaaagag tctGAGGTACAGCAAATGGCAGAGTGTGCATCAGACGACTCAGACTTGGACAGAAAGAAAAGCGAAATCTCTCAAGAACCGCCTTTAG TGAGCGCTTCCAGTGAGAACGGGAGCCAGGAGTCAGTGGAGGGAGGAACCATGGCTAG GACGCTGCAGTGGGACATGGACCCCTCAGCTCTTCAGCTCCTAGCAGACGCAGAGCACAG GTGCGTAATGAAGAGACTTGAAACATCAGAGATTGTACAGATTGATTACATACCCAAGAAACTGGTGACGTACTGTAAAGAGACCCAGACTCCAGTAGCACCAAATCTGTCTGAAG aagaagagaaggaggatgAAGAACTCCCTGTGGTCCAACCCAAACCTCAATCTGAAGAACATCTGGTGACGGACAATCAAGAGACCATGCAAG AACATCCTAAAGAGCTCACAGAGGAAGAGAAGCAGCAGATTGTCCAATCAGAAGATTTCCTGATCTTCTTTGACCGTAGCATTCGGCTGGTGGAGCGAACTCTAGCTGAGGACCTGGATATTTTCTTTGACTACAGCGGACGTGACATGGAAGACAGAGAGGG AGACACACAAGCTGGTTTAAATCTGTCCTTCAACCAACAATTCTATGACGAACAGTGGTCCAAACATCGAGTCGTCACCTGTCTGGATTGGTCACCGCAG TACTCTGAATTGCTGATGGCTTCATACAATGCCAATGAACACGCACCACAGGAACCAGATGGAGTTGTGCTGCTGTGGAACATGAAGTTTAAGAAGACAATCCCAGAATACATATTTCACTGTCAG TCCtctgtgatgtcagtgggtttcGCACAGTTTCATCCAAACCTCATCGTTGGGGGCACTTACTCTGGCCAGATAGCATTGTGGGACAATCGGAGCCCCAGGAGAACTCCAGTACAAAGGACACCTTTATCTGCTGCTGCTCATACT CATCCCGTGTCCAGCGTAAACGTGGTGGGAACCCAAAACGCCAACAGTCTGATTACCGTGTCCACAGATGGCAAGATGTGCTCCTGGAGTTTAGATATGCTCTCTCAGCCACAg GATAGTATGGAACTGTACTATAACAAGTCCAAGGTTGTAGCTGTGACTGGAATGGCTTTTCCTGTTGGTGATGTGAATAACTTTGTGGTGGGAAGTGAAGAAGGGACAGTGTACACGGCCTCACGGCACGGCAG TAAGGCTGGTATTAGTGAGATGTTTGAGGGCCACCAAGGACCAGTGACTGGCATCAGCTGCCATAATGCTGTGGGCCCCATTGATTTCTCCAACCTCTTCACCACCTCATCCTTTGACTGGACTGCCAAACTGTGGTCAACTAAA cataaCAAACCGCTCTACTCTTTTGAGGACAGTGTTGACTACGTCTATGACGTCATGTGGTCTCCTGTGCACCCTGCTGTCTTTGCTACAGTGGATGGAATAGGTCGCCTTGACATTTGGAACCTTAATAAGGACAAAGAG GTTCCTACAGCAAGTGTGACAGTGGAGGGCTCTTTTGCTCTGAACCGGGTCAGATGGGCATCAGGAGGTCGCGAAGTAGCTGCAGGTGATTCTGAGGGTCGAGTCTGGATCTATGACGTTGGAGAG cAATTGGCAGTGCCACATTCAGAGGACTGGAGCCGACTTGCACAAGTTCTCGTGGAGATCCGTGCAAATGCTGATGGAGACGTGACTGGCTGA
- the dync1i1 gene encoding cytoplasmic dynein 1 intermediate chain 1 isoform X1 has translation MSDTRNIKAKLERTKQLVAEMHEEKRRKAEERKKKESEVQQMAECASDDSDLDRKKSEISQEPPLVPTPMSPSSQSVSASSENGSQESVEGGTMARTLQWDMDPSALQLLADAEHRCVMKRLETSEIVQIDYIPKKLVTYCKETQTPVAPNLSEEEEKEDEELPVVQPKPQSEEHLVTDNQETMQEHPKELTEEEKQQIVQSEDFLIFFDRSIRLVERTLAEDLDIFFDYSGRDMEDREGDTQAGLNLSFNQQFYDEQWSKHRVVTCLDWSPQYSELLMASYNANEHAPQEPDGVVLLWNMKFKKTIPEYIFHCQSSVMSVGFAQFHPNLIVGGTYSGQIALWDNRSPRRTPVQRTPLSAAAHTHPVSSVNVVGTQNANSLITVSTDGKMCSWSLDMLSQPQDSMELYYNKSKVVAVTGMAFPVGDVNNFVVGSEEGTVYTASRHGSKAGISEMFEGHQGPVTGISCHNAVGPIDFSNLFTTSSFDWTAKLWSTKHNKPLYSFEDSVDYVYDVMWSPVHPAVFATVDGIGRLDIWNLNKDKEVPTASVTVEGSFALNRVRWASGGREVAAGDSEGRVWIYDVGEQLAVPHSEDWSRLAQVLVEIRANADGDVTG, from the exons ATGTCTGACACACGCAACATTAAAGCCAAATTGGAGCGCACAAAACAGCTTGTTGCTGAGAtgcatgaagaaaaaagaagaaaagcagaagaaagaaaaaagaaagag tctGAGGTACAGCAAATGGCAGAGTGTGCATCAGACGACTCAGACTTGGACAGAAAGAAAAGCGAAATCTCTCAAGAACCGCCTTTAG tCCCAACCCCTATGTCTCCCTCTTCGCAATCAGTGAGCGCTTCCAGTGAGAACGGGAGCCAGGAGTCAGTGGAGGGAGGAACCATGGCTAG GACGCTGCAGTGGGACATGGACCCCTCAGCTCTTCAGCTCCTAGCAGACGCAGAGCACAG GTGCGTAATGAAGAGACTTGAAACATCAGAGATTGTACAGATTGATTACATACCCAAGAAACTGGTGACGTACTGTAAAGAGACCCAGACTCCAGTAGCACCAAATCTGTCTGAAG aagaagagaaggaggatgAAGAACTCCCTGTGGTCCAACCCAAACCTCAATCTGAAGAACATCTGGTGACGGACAATCAAGAGACCATGCAAG AACATCCTAAAGAGCTCACAGAGGAAGAGAAGCAGCAGATTGTCCAATCAGAAGATTTCCTGATCTTCTTTGACCGTAGCATTCGGCTGGTGGAGCGAACTCTAGCTGAGGACCTGGATATTTTCTTTGACTACAGCGGACGTGACATGGAAGACAGAGAGGG AGACACACAAGCTGGTTTAAATCTGTCCTTCAACCAACAATTCTATGACGAACAGTGGTCCAAACATCGAGTCGTCACCTGTCTGGATTGGTCACCGCAG TACTCTGAATTGCTGATGGCTTCATACAATGCCAATGAACACGCACCACAGGAACCAGATGGAGTTGTGCTGCTGTGGAACATGAAGTTTAAGAAGACAATCCCAGAATACATATTTCACTGTCAG TCCtctgtgatgtcagtgggtttcGCACAGTTTCATCCAAACCTCATCGTTGGGGGCACTTACTCTGGCCAGATAGCATTGTGGGACAATCGGAGCCCCAGGAGAACTCCAGTACAAAGGACACCTTTATCTGCTGCTGCTCATACT CATCCCGTGTCCAGCGTAAACGTGGTGGGAACCCAAAACGCCAACAGTCTGATTACCGTGTCCACAGATGGCAAGATGTGCTCCTGGAGTTTAGATATGCTCTCTCAGCCACAg GATAGTATGGAACTGTACTATAACAAGTCCAAGGTTGTAGCTGTGACTGGAATGGCTTTTCCTGTTGGTGATGTGAATAACTTTGTGGTGGGAAGTGAAGAAGGGACAGTGTACACGGCCTCACGGCACGGCAG TAAGGCTGGTATTAGTGAGATGTTTGAGGGCCACCAAGGACCAGTGACTGGCATCAGCTGCCATAATGCTGTGGGCCCCATTGATTTCTCCAACCTCTTCACCACCTCATCCTTTGACTGGACTGCCAAACTGTGGTCAACTAAA cataaCAAACCGCTCTACTCTTTTGAGGACAGTGTTGACTACGTCTATGACGTCATGTGGTCTCCTGTGCACCCTGCTGTCTTTGCTACAGTGGATGGAATAGGTCGCCTTGACATTTGGAACCTTAATAAGGACAAAGAG GTTCCTACAGCAAGTGTGACAGTGGAGGGCTCTTTTGCTCTGAACCGGGTCAGATGGGCATCAGGAGGTCGCGAAGTAGCTGCAGGTGATTCTGAGGGTCGAGTCTGGATCTATGACGTTGGAGAG cAATTGGCAGTGCCACATTCAGAGGACTGGAGCCGACTTGCACAAGTTCTCGTGGAGATCCGTGCAAATGCTGATGGAGACGTGACTGGCTGA
- the dync1i1 gene encoding cytoplasmic dynein 1 intermediate chain 1 isoform X3 — MSDTRNIKAKLERTKQLVAEMHEEKRRKAEERKKKESEVQQMAECASDDSDLDRKKSEISQEPPLEEEKEDEELPVVQPKPQSEEHLVTDNQETMQEHPKELTEEEKQQIVQSEDFLIFFDRSIRLVERTLAEDLDIFFDYSGRDMEDREGDTQAGLNLSFNQQFYDEQWSKHRVVTCLDWSPQYSELLMASYNANEHAPQEPDGVVLLWNMKFKKTIPEYIFHCQSSVMSVGFAQFHPNLIVGGTYSGQIALWDNRSPRRTPVQRTPLSAAAHTHPVSSVNVVGTQNANSLITVSTDGKMCSWSLDMLSQPQDSMELYYNKSKVVAVTGMAFPVGDVNNFVVGSEEGTVYTASRHGSKAGISEMFEGHQGPVTGISCHNAVGPIDFSNLFTTSSFDWTAKLWSTKHNKPLYSFEDSVDYVYDVMWSPVHPAVFATVDGIGRLDIWNLNKDKEVPTASVTVEGSFALNRVRWASGGREVAAGDSEGRVWIYDVGEQLAVPHSEDWSRLAQVLVEIRANADGDVTG; from the exons ATGTCTGACACACGCAACATTAAAGCCAAATTGGAGCGCACAAAACAGCTTGTTGCTGAGAtgcatgaagaaaaaagaagaaaagcagaagaaagaaaaaagaaagag tctGAGGTACAGCAAATGGCAGAGTGTGCATCAGACGACTCAGACTTGGACAGAAAGAAAAGCGAAATCTCTCAAGAACCGCCTTTAG aagaagagaaggaggatgAAGAACTCCCTGTGGTCCAACCCAAACCTCAATCTGAAGAACATCTGGTGACGGACAATCAAGAGACCATGCAAG AACATCCTAAAGAGCTCACAGAGGAAGAGAAGCAGCAGATTGTCCAATCAGAAGATTTCCTGATCTTCTTTGACCGTAGCATTCGGCTGGTGGAGCGAACTCTAGCTGAGGACCTGGATATTTTCTTTGACTACAGCGGACGTGACATGGAAGACAGAGAGGG AGACACACAAGCTGGTTTAAATCTGTCCTTCAACCAACAATTCTATGACGAACAGTGGTCCAAACATCGAGTCGTCACCTGTCTGGATTGGTCACCGCAG TACTCTGAATTGCTGATGGCTTCATACAATGCCAATGAACACGCACCACAGGAACCAGATGGAGTTGTGCTGCTGTGGAACATGAAGTTTAAGAAGACAATCCCAGAATACATATTTCACTGTCAG TCCtctgtgatgtcagtgggtttcGCACAGTTTCATCCAAACCTCATCGTTGGGGGCACTTACTCTGGCCAGATAGCATTGTGGGACAATCGGAGCCCCAGGAGAACTCCAGTACAAAGGACACCTTTATCTGCTGCTGCTCATACT CATCCCGTGTCCAGCGTAAACGTGGTGGGAACCCAAAACGCCAACAGTCTGATTACCGTGTCCACAGATGGCAAGATGTGCTCCTGGAGTTTAGATATGCTCTCTCAGCCACAg GATAGTATGGAACTGTACTATAACAAGTCCAAGGTTGTAGCTGTGACTGGAATGGCTTTTCCTGTTGGTGATGTGAATAACTTTGTGGTGGGAAGTGAAGAAGGGACAGTGTACACGGCCTCACGGCACGGCAG TAAGGCTGGTATTAGTGAGATGTTTGAGGGCCACCAAGGACCAGTGACTGGCATCAGCTGCCATAATGCTGTGGGCCCCATTGATTTCTCCAACCTCTTCACCACCTCATCCTTTGACTGGACTGCCAAACTGTGGTCAACTAAA cataaCAAACCGCTCTACTCTTTTGAGGACAGTGTTGACTACGTCTATGACGTCATGTGGTCTCCTGTGCACCCTGCTGTCTTTGCTACAGTGGATGGAATAGGTCGCCTTGACATTTGGAACCTTAATAAGGACAAAGAG GTTCCTACAGCAAGTGTGACAGTGGAGGGCTCTTTTGCTCTGAACCGGGTCAGATGGGCATCAGGAGGTCGCGAAGTAGCTGCAGGTGATTCTGAGGGTCGAGTCTGGATCTATGACGTTGGAGAG cAATTGGCAGTGCCACATTCAGAGGACTGGAGCCGACTTGCACAAGTTCTCGTGGAGATCCGTGCAAATGCTGATGGAGACGTGACTGGCTGA